Proteins from a genomic interval of Alteromonas macleodii ATCC 27126:
- a CDS encoding LysR family transcriptional regulator, which produces MSTINYSHLKALAIFASVVECGSFAEAARRLGTSRSRVSEQVAGLEASLDVRLLQRTTRQLMLTDEGNAVFSHAKKCHEILHGIDEDLRQPAPKGRVSITVTNDIAHKFLLPLLPEFKRRYPEIDLHIVSSDDKLDLIAQNIDVGLRIGLPRDDSLVGRVLYQEQFALYASPDYLKKYGEPKTIAELNNHTWILLSQLNSRIMHYLMLDNTPIDITPKHYELCNSPHLVQEMVKAGLGISTLLPSTVQKEVASNELVRIFPSLGSETLLFTLVYPSRKHVPSRTRALIDYLVETCRFGNAASF; this is translated from the coding sequence ATGAGTACAATTAACTATTCACATCTTAAGGCACTCGCTATATTTGCCAGCGTAGTAGAATGTGGAAGCTTTGCGGAAGCTGCCCGCCGTTTAGGCACCAGTCGATCTAGAGTTAGCGAGCAAGTAGCAGGTTTAGAAGCATCTCTTGACGTGCGATTACTGCAAAGAACCACTCGACAGCTCATGCTTACTGACGAGGGAAATGCTGTATTTTCCCATGCGAAAAAGTGCCACGAGATTTTGCATGGTATTGATGAAGATCTGCGTCAACCGGCGCCAAAAGGAAGAGTATCAATAACAGTCACCAACGACATTGCACACAAGTTTTTATTACCGTTGCTGCCTGAGTTCAAGCGCCGCTATCCTGAAATAGATTTACACATAGTGAGCAGTGACGATAAGCTCGACCTTATCGCTCAGAATATTGATGTAGGACTTCGAATTGGTTTGCCACGAGACGACTCGCTCGTCGGTAGGGTCTTATATCAAGAACAATTCGCCTTATATGCTAGCCCTGATTATCTCAAGAAATATGGTGAACCTAAGACTATTGCAGAACTGAATAATCATACCTGGATTTTGCTATCTCAGTTAAATTCACGAATCATGCATTACCTAATGCTGGACAACACACCAATCGACATTACACCCAAACATTACGAGCTGTGTAATTCTCCTCACCTTGTTCAAGAAATGGTCAAAGCAGGGTTGGGAATATCTACGCTGCTACCTTCAACTGTGCAAAAAGAAGTCGCATCTAACGAACTGGTACGAATTTTCCCTTCACTTGGAAGTGAAACCTTGTTGTTTACCTTGGTTTATCCTTCTCGTAAGCATGTGCCAAGCCGTACCCGAGCACTTATTGACTATCTGGTTGAGACTTGTCGCTTCGGCAATGCCGCTTCTTTTTGA
- a CDS encoding DUF2891 domain-containing protein, with amino-acid sequence MHRAALYSKRLSLYIGDILLIDKARKIMIKIKNVVSCTVAFATAFAAHTAFATSTSTVEIANTSNTSINQTADATANADVPNNNYESVFANLALHCIHQEFPNVVKHMMNNGDDVKAPNQLYPSFYGCLDWHSSVHGHWLLVRMLNTAQDAVDKDEIIEKLNISFTPKNIQGELTSLKRENNASFERPYGLAWFLQLTAELRQSSLPEATKWLNTLRPLEDEIVARVSAWLPKLAYPIRTGEHSQTAFAFGLMLDWAKTAGNKEFEALLTSRVKDYYQDDTQCPLAYEPSGQDFLSPCLAEADLMRRVMSKKDYSQWLSAFFPSLTARTSNWLAPATVTDKTDGKLAHLDGLNISRAWMIEGIMQALPEGDKRLPVLKKALSSHREAGLNAVFGDMHYMGSHWLGSFASYLETQHGLN; translated from the coding sequence ATGCATCGCGCAGCACTTTATTCAAAGCGTTTATCTCTATACATTGGCGATATACTTCTCATTGATAAAGCGCGCAAAATTATGATCAAAATAAAAAACGTTGTTAGCTGTACAGTTGCATTTGCCACAGCGTTTGCTGCACACACTGCCTTTGCTACCAGTACATCGACTGTTGAAATTGCGAACACAAGCAACACTAGTATTAACCAAACCGCAGACGCGACCGCCAACGCTGACGTCCCTAACAACAATTACGAAAGCGTTTTTGCTAACCTCGCGCTTCATTGTATTCATCAAGAGTTTCCAAATGTAGTGAAACACATGATGAATAACGGCGATGACGTTAAGGCACCAAATCAACTATACCCTTCATTTTATGGTTGTTTAGACTGGCACTCGTCGGTTCATGGCCATTGGCTTTTAGTAAGAATGCTAAACACTGCGCAAGATGCAGTGGATAAGGATGAGATCATTGAAAAGCTCAACATCAGCTTCACGCCTAAAAATATCCAAGGTGAATTGACGAGCCTTAAGCGTGAAAACAATGCCTCATTTGAACGCCCCTATGGTCTTGCTTGGTTCCTGCAGCTAACCGCTGAACTACGTCAATCTTCCCTTCCTGAAGCAACAAAATGGCTAAATACTTTACGTCCTCTCGAGGACGAAATTGTAGCCAGAGTAAGCGCATGGTTACCCAAATTAGCTTACCCAATCCGAACGGGTGAGCATAGCCAAACCGCCTTTGCTTTTGGCTTAATGTTGGATTGGGCGAAAACAGCAGGTAATAAGGAGTTTGAAGCGCTGTTAACGTCCAGGGTGAAAGACTACTATCAGGACGATACACAGTGCCCTCTTGCCTACGAACCTTCGGGACAAGATTTCTTATCACCGTGTTTGGCCGAAGCTGATTTAATGCGAAGAGTAATGTCTAAAAAGGACTATAGCCAATGGCTTTCAGCATTCTTTCCTAGCCTCACAGCTAGAACATCAAATTGGCTAGCTCCCGCTACAGTGACTGACAAGACGGATGGTAAACTCGCTCACCTAGACGGGCTGAACATCAGCCGAGCGTGGATGATAGAAGGCATAATGCAAGCTTTGCCTGAAGGTGACAAACGCTTACCTGTGCTTAAGAAAGCATTAAGTTCACATCGTGAGGCCGGGCTCAACGCGGTGTTTGGTGACATGCACTACATGGGCAGCCATTGGCTTGGCAGCTTTGCCAGCTACTTAGAAACACAGCACGGTTTGAATTAA
- a CDS encoding PLP-dependent cysteine synthase family protein gives MKSWVSKAINIINADYQRSADTHLIKLEQIAFRDIDIYLKDESTHPTGSLKHRLARSLFLYALCNGKIVEGTTVVEASSGSTAVSEAYFAKMIGVPFVAVMPKSTAQSKIALIERYGGQCHFVDCPTQMHSEATKVAHELNGYFMDQFLFAERATDWRGNNNIAESIFEQMKAEPHPIPHTVVMSAGTGGTSATIGRYIRYKGLSSQLVVVDPEFSVFFDSFKNNDHTLTATRGSRIEGIGRPKVEASFQHDVIDDMIAVPDAASIATMHWLNNTMGIKAGPSTGTNLWGALSIAEQMKQRGEVGSIVTLMCDSGERYSETYYNAGWVEKTIGSFAEYTTKLEAIGAPA, from the coding sequence ATGAAAAGCTGGGTTTCAAAAGCGATCAATATTATCAATGCAGATTATCAACGTTCGGCTGATACGCACTTAATCAAATTAGAGCAGATCGCCTTTAGAGATATTGATATCTACCTTAAAGATGAAAGCACCCATCCAACAGGCAGCCTAAAGCACCGTCTAGCCCGGTCCCTTTTTCTATACGCCCTTTGTAATGGAAAAATTGTAGAAGGAACTACTGTGGTTGAAGCCTCGTCAGGCAGTACAGCGGTGTCTGAAGCTTATTTTGCTAAAATGATTGGCGTTCCGTTTGTTGCGGTTATGCCTAAATCTACCGCCCAAAGTAAAATCGCGCTTATTGAGCGATATGGCGGGCAGTGTCACTTTGTAGATTGCCCTACGCAAATGCACAGCGAAGCAACCAAAGTAGCTCACGAGCTTAATGGTTATTTTATGGATCAGTTCCTTTTCGCAGAGCGCGCTACAGACTGGCGAGGCAATAACAATATTGCTGAGAGTATCTTTGAGCAAATGAAAGCCGAGCCCCACCCTATTCCACACACCGTGGTTATGAGTGCAGGTACAGGTGGAACATCAGCCACCATAGGGCGTTACATTCGCTACAAAGGTCTCTCTTCTCAGCTTGTCGTGGTAGATCCAGAATTCAGTGTGTTTTTTGATAGCTTCAAAAACAACGATCATACACTTACTGCTACCCGTGGTAGCCGCATAGAAGGGATAGGACGCCCTAAAGTGGAAGCCTCTTTTCAACATGACGTTATAGATGACATGATTGCCGTTCCCGATGCCGCCAGTATTGCAACCATGCATTGGTTAAACAACACCATGGGGATTAAAGCCGGCCCATCTACCGGCACAAACCTATGGGGCGCATTAAGTATTGCTGAACAAATGAAGCAGCGAGGAGAAGTGGGATCGATCGTAACGCTTATGTGCGACAGCGGAGAGCGGTATAGTGAAACTTACTATAATGCTGGTTGGGTAGAAAAGACCATTGGCTCTTTCGCTGAATACACCACCAAACTAGAGGCCATCGGGGCCCCTGCTTAA
- a CDS encoding SDR family oxidoreductase — translation MIAVTGANGQLGQKVIQTLLNTEKANTIVALVRNPDNAHALKQLGVVVRQADYNKPETLESAFEGVEKLLLISGTEFGKRFEQHKAVIVAAMAQNVGLIAYTSLLKADTSPLLLAQEHKQTEAYFKDVSAPFVFLRNGWYTENYTDNVDSVLQMGAVAGAAKQGVLSTASRQDYADAAVAVLLSSQNQTGKIYELAGDTGFTLMEYASTLSEITGEDIGFLDMDESAYREALIKAGLPEGMAAALADSEHYAASGWLQDNSGTLSSLLGRPTATLRATLAAKMKS, via the coding sequence ATGATTGCAGTAACCGGCGCTAACGGACAATTAGGTCAAAAAGTTATTCAAACACTGCTTAATACAGAGAAGGCAAACACAATTGTTGCACTAGTGCGCAACCCTGATAACGCACACGCATTAAAGCAGTTGGGAGTAGTAGTACGACAGGCAGACTACAATAAACCGGAGACGCTTGAGTCGGCTTTTGAGGGTGTTGAGAAGCTGTTGCTAATATCAGGTACAGAGTTTGGGAAACGCTTTGAGCAGCACAAAGCGGTAATAGTTGCAGCTATGGCACAAAACGTTGGCCTCATTGCTTATACCAGTTTGTTGAAAGCAGATACGTCTCCTTTGCTGTTAGCGCAAGAACATAAACAAACCGAGGCTTACTTTAAAGATGTGTCAGCGCCTTTCGTGTTTCTTCGAAATGGGTGGTACACGGAAAATTACACCGATAATGTAGACAGCGTACTGCAGATGGGAGCGGTGGCAGGCGCTGCAAAGCAGGGAGTTTTGTCTACCGCTAGCCGACAAGATTATGCAGACGCCGCAGTGGCCGTTCTTCTATCATCGCAAAATCAAACAGGCAAAATTTATGAGCTTGCTGGCGACACGGGCTTTACGCTAATGGAGTATGCTTCCACCCTATCTGAAATTACCGGCGAAGATATTGGTTTTTTAGACATGGATGAGAGCGCTTATAGAGAAGCACTCATTAAAGCTGGGCTGCCTGAAGGTATGGCAGCAGCGTTAGCAGATTCAGAGCATTACGCCGCCTCGGGGTGGCTCCAAGATAACAGCGGCACCTTATCATCACTACTTGGTCGTCCAACTGCAACTCTGCGTGCAACACTTGCTGCGAAAATGAAAAGCTGA
- a CDS encoding response regulator transcription factor, producing the protein MEILLVDDHAIVREGFSTLLSSVLEGAVVTNAKNAQQATNALRANHFDLIILDINLGTTSGLTLAEYIVQRWEHAKVLMFSMFDDISIIDRAMKLGAMGYVSKQSEPDVLISAVTSIIKGRRYLEHNTAIELATFNLSHSGGNLTDLTQRELDIFLGIANGLCRKQVAESLNISEKTVSNVITQLKRKLELQTNAEFVHLAVKQGYIKIAS; encoded by the coding sequence ATGGAAATTTTACTTGTTGATGATCACGCAATAGTGAGAGAAGGCTTTTCTACACTGTTATCTTCGGTACTCGAAGGCGCTGTCGTCACCAATGCAAAAAATGCGCAGCAAGCCACAAATGCACTTCGTGCCAACCACTTCGACCTCATTATTTTAGACATTAATTTAGGAACCACCAGCGGACTCACGCTAGCGGAATATATTGTTCAGCGCTGGGAGCACGCAAAAGTACTTATGTTCAGCATGTTCGATGATATTTCCATCATCGATAGAGCTATGAAACTAGGGGCAATGGGCTATGTTAGTAAACAAAGTGAACCTGATGTACTGATAAGCGCGGTGACATCTATCATTAAAGGCCGCCGTTATTTAGAACACAATACTGCCATTGAGCTCGCTACATTCAACCTGTCACATTCCGGAGGCAACTTAACAGATCTGACACAAAGAGAGTTGGATATATTCCTTGGTATAGCGAACGGGCTTTGCCGAAAACAGGTCGCTGAAAGCCTCAACATTTCTGAAAAGACGGTCTCAAACGTTATCACCCAGCTCAAGCGAAAACTTGAGCTACAGACAAATGCCGAGTTTGTTCACCTTGCCGTAAAGCAGGGTTATATCAAAATTGCCAGCTAA
- a CDS encoding endonuclease/exonuclease/phosphatase family protein — protein MKNRALFCAIALLPALFVSTLASSQEEQMLKVATFNVSMEATNYKALGMKPSDQVLQYVLSTGEHSQVKNIAEIIQRVNPDILMLNEFDYIADKRKGVDAFVKNYLNVSQGGLEPVDYLYTYVATVNTGEPTKFDLDNNGKAEGFGGDAYGFGLYPGQYGMALLSKYPIDVDGIRTFQTFKWHHMPHPQVPIIPDESGSTDKGKPWYDVEEWAALRLSSKSHWDVPVKVAGKTVHILAMHPTPPNFDGSEDRNGKRNFDEIRLMADYLSPDKGAYIYDDNGEKVSLSENARFVLVGDFNAADIGDKHREGVIEQLTEHPLVNNDIIPTSAGGAGASGAEFSNRFTAYWGARADYVLPSRFGFDVNDAGVFWPAKTSDLYRLVKDREASSDHRLVWISLSLTDDN, from the coding sequence ATGAAAAATAGGGCGCTTTTCTGTGCGATAGCTCTTCTACCCGCATTATTCGTATCTACGCTAGCTAGCTCGCAAGAAGAGCAAATGCTTAAAGTTGCAACGTTTAATGTAAGTATGGAAGCCACTAACTACAAAGCGTTGGGTATGAAGCCGAGCGATCAGGTACTTCAATACGTTCTTTCAACGGGTGAGCATAGCCAAGTTAAAAACATTGCTGAAATTATTCAACGCGTTAACCCCGATATCTTGATGTTGAATGAATTTGACTACATTGCAGATAAGCGTAAAGGGGTAGATGCATTTGTTAAGAACTACCTGAATGTTTCACAAGGCGGCCTTGAGCCTGTGGATTACCTATATACGTATGTGGCCACAGTCAACACAGGGGAGCCCACGAAATTCGACTTAGATAACAATGGCAAAGCAGAAGGTTTTGGTGGCGATGCATATGGCTTTGGGCTTTATCCCGGGCAATATGGCATGGCGCTTTTGTCGAAATACCCTATTGATGTTGATGGTATTCGCACTTTTCAGACGTTTAAATGGCATCACATGCCTCATCCACAGGTTCCTATTATTCCCGATGAGAGCGGAAGTACTGATAAGGGCAAGCCATGGTACGACGTAGAAGAGTGGGCTGCGCTAAGGTTGAGTTCTAAGTCTCACTGGGATGTGCCGGTGAAAGTAGCGGGCAAAACCGTACACATACTTGCTATGCATCCAACACCACCTAATTTCGATGGAAGCGAGGATCGCAACGGCAAGCGCAACTTTGACGAAATTAGGCTTATGGCAGATTACCTTTCTCCGGATAAAGGGGCCTACATTTACGATGATAATGGCGAGAAAGTCAGCCTGTCAGAGAACGCGCGTTTTGTACTTGTTGGTGATTTTAACGCGGCGGATATTGGAGATAAACATCGCGAGGGTGTAATTGAACAGTTAACTGAGCACCCGTTAGTTAATAACGACATCATTCCAACAAGCGCAGGTGGTGCAGGCGCGTCAGGTGCAGAGTTTAGTAACCGCTTTACTGCCTATTGGGGAGCCAGAGCTGACTATGTTTTGCCATCTCGATTTGGCTTCGATGTGAACGATGCTGGCGTTTTCTGGCCTGCAAAAACCAGTGACCTATATCGATTAGTTAAAGACCGCGAAGCCAGCTCAGATCACAGGTTAGTTTGGATTAGCTTGTCGTTGACCGACGATAACTAA
- a CDS encoding diguanylate cyclase — protein MCLLWVIPIDGFSVESSQLMPLNRYFPQSWGTKDGLPHNSIHALAQTSNGYLWAGTWEGVARFNGQQFTVFTRGAQTGLPDSGIRSLYYNKPRDELLVAGNRGGITSLIAEQWHAQAPLSSMVNHAFRDSNNVLWFALEDTGIAMRTPDGTQKEYIVNSSAYRIIEDGFGVIWFATNQGLFKYINDKFQLAVPDHNILSGPSFTLALDSKKRVLVGTEHGVWQQRNGTFALLHSSLADKSISSILLDHQNSIWVGTINHGLYRLSDLGLEKLDATAGLPNNRVFSLLEDLEKNIWIGTNGGLFRLRRALFTTFSQSQGMSGDFLRTVLQTSDGKLLSGGSAGLDIFSNDAFSSASLTTGEAFSVLSLAAVTEEVTLVGTYTKGVLRYENDQLTPYLNRHLGLPSNEVRAILLASDNSIWYATAQGVVQQTPDGKLSHFNEQNGLPAHFSMGLAEDREGRIWIATGIGLAFIQQGIVHVVSFPEHSDAQHAFSFSVVEKGTWITTDRGLAYFDNATQALSVIEKSQGLPVDKLFSIGIDHNSGVWLSSNQGVILTSLSSLKECLTHPSALLEFEHFKEENGLASIQINGGSQPSQIVDVDGNVWLPTAKGLATVTPANLAMLSEFPIPVSIEAVLLDGADQQFDTDKREVDVTPLTTRVAFQYAGLGFAMPSRIEYQAMLVGYDQDWVNRHQFRMTEYTNLAPGRYQFKVRARYIGGPWQEITSPFSIRVLPSIYQTFAFKFSVFLFFCFVIYALYKVRFHHLKKSEMILKQRVDEQTRSLELQTKRFEFQATHDDLTGIANRRAFDRWLVQYFEEAKAKQSPLCLAVIDIDHFKQVNDQYSHLVGDKVITEVARILNREVPHYAKCARWGGEEFTVLLPEYDLVNARVAMDHVRKIVAAHDFSFIAQTLKVTISIGVASADGARDHDRMLTHADQALYTAKENGRNQVTIFE, from the coding sequence ATGTGTTTGCTGTGGGTGATACCCATAGATGGCTTTTCGGTAGAGTCTTCTCAGCTCATGCCGCTCAACCGGTATTTCCCTCAATCGTGGGGAACGAAAGACGGGCTTCCTCACAACAGTATTCACGCATTAGCACAAACGTCCAATGGGTATCTATGGGCGGGTACTTGGGAAGGTGTTGCTCGGTTTAATGGTCAGCAGTTCACTGTATTTACCCGCGGCGCGCAAACAGGATTACCAGACTCCGGCATTCGAAGCTTGTATTACAACAAGCCCCGCGACGAGCTACTTGTGGCAGGAAACCGAGGCGGTATAACGTCGCTTATTGCCGAGCAGTGGCATGCTCAAGCGCCCCTGTCTTCAATGGTTAATCATGCATTCAGAGACAGTAATAACGTGTTGTGGTTTGCGCTGGAAGACACGGGGATTGCAATGAGAACGCCTGACGGTACGCAAAAAGAATACATTGTAAATTCGAGTGCTTACCGCATAATCGAAGACGGATTTGGCGTAATCTGGTTTGCAACAAACCAAGGGTTATTCAAATACATAAACGATAAATTTCAGCTAGCTGTACCCGACCACAACATACTCTCTGGTCCATCATTTACTCTCGCTCTTGATAGCAAAAAACGTGTTTTAGTTGGCACGGAACACGGTGTTTGGCAGCAAAGAAACGGTACCTTCGCGCTACTTCACAGCTCACTTGCCGACAAATCAATTAGTAGTATTTTGCTTGATCATCAAAATAGCATTTGGGTAGGCACCATCAATCATGGCCTTTATCGTCTAAGTGACTTAGGCCTAGAAAAACTGGATGCAACTGCAGGTCTTCCCAATAACCGTGTTTTTTCACTGCTTGAAGATTTGGAAAAAAATATCTGGATTGGCACTAATGGTGGTTTGTTTAGGCTGCGTCGTGCGCTATTTACCACATTCTCGCAAAGCCAAGGAATGAGTGGAGACTTTTTGCGAACTGTTTTGCAAACGTCTGATGGCAAACTTTTATCAGGTGGAAGTGCTGGATTAGATATATTTTCCAATGATGCGTTTTCCAGCGCATCGCTTACTACGGGTGAAGCTTTTTCTGTACTCAGTTTGGCAGCGGTAACTGAAGAGGTAACGTTAGTTGGCACCTACACAAAAGGTGTACTGCGATATGAAAACGACCAACTTACTCCGTACCTCAATAGACATTTAGGGTTACCGAGTAATGAAGTAAGGGCCATTCTTTTAGCGAGTGATAACAGTATTTGGTATGCCACGGCGCAAGGTGTGGTTCAACAAACACCAGATGGAAAGCTAAGCCATTTTAATGAACAAAATGGGCTACCTGCCCATTTTTCGATGGGCTTGGCAGAAGATCGTGAAGGACGAATCTGGATTGCTACAGGGATAGGGCTAGCCTTTATCCAACAGGGTATTGTGCACGTAGTTTCGTTTCCTGAACATTCAGATGCGCAGCACGCGTTCAGTTTTAGCGTTGTTGAAAAGGGAACTTGGATTACAACCGATCGAGGACTTGCGTATTTTGACAATGCTACTCAGGCACTTAGTGTAATCGAAAAGTCGCAGGGGCTTCCCGTAGATAAACTGTTTTCAATCGGTATAGATCACAACAGCGGTGTATGGCTAAGTTCAAACCAAGGGGTCATTCTCACTTCACTATCAAGTCTTAAGGAGTGTCTGACACATCCAAGTGCATTATTGGAATTTGAGCATTTTAAGGAAGAAAATGGCCTGGCGAGTATTCAAATCAATGGTGGATCACAGCCATCTCAGATTGTCGATGTAGACGGAAATGTTTGGCTTCCTACTGCGAAAGGGCTCGCCACAGTGACGCCTGCAAACCTCGCCATGTTGAGTGAATTCCCTATTCCGGTAAGTATAGAGGCGGTACTACTGGACGGTGCTGACCAGCAATTTGATACGGATAAAAGGGAAGTAGACGTAACGCCGTTAACCACGCGAGTTGCGTTTCAGTATGCAGGGTTGGGTTTCGCTATGCCTTCGCGTATAGAGTATCAGGCTATGTTAGTAGGATATGACCAAGATTGGGTTAACCGTCATCAATTTAGAATGACTGAATACACTAATTTAGCACCTGGTCGTTATCAGTTTAAAGTACGTGCTCGTTACATTGGTGGTCCCTGGCAAGAGATTACGTCACCATTTTCTATTCGCGTGTTACCCAGTATTTATCAGACATTTGCTTTTAAATTCTCGGTTTTTCTTTTCTTCTGTTTTGTTATCTATGCACTTTATAAAGTACGTTTTCATCACTTGAAAAAATCAGAAATGATTTTAAAACAAAGGGTCGATGAACAAACCAGATCACTAGAATTACAAACCAAGCGGTTCGAGTTCCAAGCAACTCACGATGATCTAACCGGTATTGCAAATAGACGAGCATTCGACCGCTGGCTTGTACAATATTTTGAAGAGGCTAAAGCGAAACAATCTCCTCTATGTCTTGCCGTTATCGATATCGACCATTTTAAACAGGTAAATGATCAGTACTCTCACTTAGTAGGGGATAAAGTCATTACTGAGGTGGCCCGTATATTAAATCGCGAAGTTCCGCATTATGCTAAATGTGCAAGGTGGGGCGGCGAAGAGTTTACTGTGTTGTTACCTGAATATGACTTGGTAAATGCAAGGGTAGCTATGGATCATGTTCGAAAAATCGTGGCAGCACATGATTTCAGTTTTATAGCGCAAACGCTGAAAGTCACAATCAGTATTGGTGTAGCAAGTGCAGATGGCGCGAGAGATCACGACAGAATGTTAACCCATGCCGACCAAGCACTTTACACTGCAAAAGAAAATGGCCGCAACCAAGTGACCATTTTCGAATAA
- a CDS encoding DUF2177 family protein — translation MLSNIIRFAKNIVVSLIAIFVCFGVLDFLWLGVIADGWYQSEMAPLLRSQFITWPWVVFYLMYGCVVFVLAVVANRDKSLLYAGIDGALLGLASYGAYNLTAYSIIEGFTLFIMLIDWAWGTCLTSASAMAGWLGFQLVKGKSSE, via the coding sequence ATGCTTTCCAACATCATTCGCTTTGCGAAAAACATCGTCGTGTCGTTAATTGCAATCTTTGTGTGTTTTGGTGTGCTCGACTTCTTGTGGCTTGGCGTTATTGCGGATGGCTGGTATCAAAGTGAAATGGCTCCTCTGCTTAGAAGTCAATTTATCACGTGGCCTTGGGTGGTTTTTTACCTCATGTATGGATGTGTGGTGTTTGTACTTGCTGTGGTGGCGAACAGAGATAAGTCGTTACTTTATGCAGGGATCGATGGCGCGCTTCTAGGGTTGGCCAGTTATGGCGCCTACAATTTAACGGCGTACAGCATAATTGAAGGTTTTACTTTGTTTATCATGTTGATTGATTGGGCGTGGGGCACGTGCCTAACCAGCGCAAGCGCCATGGCCGGCTGGTTAGGATTTCAACTGGTTAAGGGAAAGAGTAGCGAATAA
- a CDS encoding DUF417 family protein, which produces MTLNQTENMVTALLTFSFAVLGLTFLLGANPNALIATFNFYSLDTVLSESALGAFSGIALLLLPLMTIAARFDLVSAKAVTLYAAFVTAIPLLTLLSPTRWMADLGGFPIIGSGQGIIKYFAVLPLFLFLFYREKFSHKQLTYLNFAPVAMVLLWIGGMKFFEFEANAIVGLVETSPFMSWLYAVFSVQGASNVIGGFDVLFALLLGAGIFSKNKPVIIASGLACLSVFLMTQTFLFTVPDTFNSTTIVNRLGQFVIKDLWFVANLAVVAYFTLFEAVSRDREEAQLGQSPQ; this is translated from the coding sequence ATGACACTAAACCAAACCGAAAACATGGTCACCGCATTGCTCACTTTTAGCTTCGCAGTTCTTGGCCTAACATTTTTATTGGGTGCAAACCCCAATGCACTTATCGCTACATTTAATTTCTACTCGTTAGACACTGTGTTGAGCGAGAGTGCCCTTGGTGCTTTTTCAGGTATCGCATTGCTGTTACTACCGTTAATGACCATTGCAGCACGTTTTGACCTTGTATCAGCAAAAGCAGTAACACTATATGCCGCTTTTGTAACTGCCATTCCATTGCTGACGTTATTATCACCAACAAGATGGATGGCCGATTTAGGGGGCTTCCCGATTATTGGCAGCGGTCAAGGCATCATCAAGTACTTCGCAGTATTACCGCTTTTCCTATTCTTGTTTTATCGCGAAAAATTTTCGCACAAGCAACTGACATACCTCAACTTTGCTCCTGTAGCCATGGTCTTATTATGGATAGGAGGCATGAAGTTTTTCGAGTTTGAAGCTAATGCAATTGTGGGGCTAGTTGAAACATCACCGTTTATGTCGTGGCTATATGCTGTGTTTAGCGTACAGGGGGCATCGAATGTAATTGGTGGATTTGATGTCCTCTTTGCATTGCTATTGGGCGCGGGCATCTTTTCTAAGAACAAGCCGGTGATCATTGCGAGCGGACTGGCTTGTTTATCGGTTTTTCTGATGACACAAACGTTTTTGTTTACTGTACCGGATACCTTTAACAGCACGACTATCGTCAACCGCCTAGGTCAGTTCGTTATTAAAGACCTTTGGTTTGTCGCTAATCTTGCTGTGGTGGCTTACTTTACGCTGTTCGAGGCAGTTTCACGAGATCGCGAAGAAGCGCAGTTGGGCCAATCGCCACAGTAA